The following coding sequences are from one Dermacentor silvarum isolate Dsil-2018 chromosome 4, BIME_Dsil_1.4, whole genome shotgun sequence window:
- the LOC119450014 gene encoding zinc finger protein 330 homolog isoform X2 codes for MPKKKTGQRKKAEKQKLRQKAIRGNAARVNLGDHPCNAVMECDKCARKQKNRAFCYFCSAVQRLPVCAKCGKMKCMMKTGDCVVKHSGQFTTGLGMVGAICDYCEAWVCHGRQCLTAHACTCPLQDATCIECERYVWEHGGRIFKCSFCDSFLCEDDQFEHQASCQILEAETLKCVSCNRLGHHSCLRCKTCYCDDHVKRKGFKYERNQPMPCPKCGFETQQTKDLSMSTRHHNYGRQQMRDDDDDYGTSSGYGGSGGAGDVDDDDDDDDDDEDDDDDEDDDEDEDSEEEDEKDEKEDEKEGDTTESKE; via the exons ATGCCGAAGAAGAAAACAGGTCAAAGGAAAAAGGCAGAGAAGCAGAAGCTTCGTCAGAAAGCCATTCGTGGTAATGCGGCCAGGGTTAACCTTGGTGATCATCCGTGCAACGCCGTCATG GAGTGTGACAAGTGCGCCAG GAAGCAAAAGAACCGGGCCTTCTGTTACTTTTGCTCCGCTGTTCAACGACTTCCAGTATGCGCAAAGTGCG GAAAAATGAAATGTATGATGAAGACTGGCGACTGTGTTGTGAAACATTCAGGCCAATTCACAACTGGACTGGGCATGGTT GGTGCCATATGTGACTACTGCGAAGCATGGGTGTGCCATGGGAGGCAGTGCCTGACCGCGCACGCCTGCACTTGTCCACTCCAAGACGCCACGTGCATAGAATGTGAGCGCTACGTGTGGGAGCATG GAGGTCGCATTTTCAAGTGCTCCTTCTGCGACAGCTTCCTTTGTGAAGATGACCAGTTTGAGCATCAAGCCAGTTGCCAAATCTTGGAAGCCGAGACACTCAAGT GTGTCTCCTGCAATCGTCTTGGTCACCATTCTTGTTTACGTTGCAAG ACTTGTTACTGTGATGACCATGTCAAGCGCAAGGGATTCAAGTATGAGCGAAACCAGCCTATGCCTTGCCCAAAATGTGGCTTTGAGACCCAACAGACAAAGGACCTCAGCATGTCAA CTCGCCATCATAATTATGGAAGACAGCAgatgcgtgatgatgatgatgattatggcaCCAGCAGTGGTTATGGAGGAA GTGGTGGAGCAGGTgatgtggatgatgatgatgatgacgacgacgatgatgaagacgatgatgatgatgaagatgatgatgaagatgaagaCAGTGAAGAAGAGGATGAAAAAGATGAGAAAGAAGATGAAAAAGAAGGGGACACCACAGAGTCTAAGGAATAA
- the LOC119450014 gene encoding zinc finger protein 330 homolog isoform X1 yields MPKKKTGQRKKAEKQKLRQKAIRGNAARVNLGDHPCNAVMECDKCARKQKNRAFCYFCSAVQRLPVCAKCGKMKCMMKTGDCVVKHSGQFTTGLGMVGAICDYCEAWVCHGRQCLTAHACTCPLQDATCIECERYVWEHGGRIFKCSFCDSFLCEDDQFEHQASCQILEAETLKCVSCNRLGHHSCLRCKTCYCDDHVKRKGFKYERNQPMPCPKCGFETQQTKDLSMSTRHHNYGRQQMRDDDDDYGTSSGYGGSRLQLLWFRWWSR; encoded by the exons ATGCCGAAGAAGAAAACAGGTCAAAGGAAAAAGGCAGAGAAGCAGAAGCTTCGTCAGAAAGCCATTCGTGGTAATGCGGCCAGGGTTAACCTTGGTGATCATCCGTGCAACGCCGTCATG GAGTGTGACAAGTGCGCCAG GAAGCAAAAGAACCGGGCCTTCTGTTACTTTTGCTCCGCTGTTCAACGACTTCCAGTATGCGCAAAGTGCG GAAAAATGAAATGTATGATGAAGACTGGCGACTGTGTTGTGAAACATTCAGGCCAATTCACAACTGGACTGGGCATGGTT GGTGCCATATGTGACTACTGCGAAGCATGGGTGTGCCATGGGAGGCAGTGCCTGACCGCGCACGCCTGCACTTGTCCACTCCAAGACGCCACGTGCATAGAATGTGAGCGCTACGTGTGGGAGCATG GAGGTCGCATTTTCAAGTGCTCCTTCTGCGACAGCTTCCTTTGTGAAGATGACCAGTTTGAGCATCAAGCCAGTTGCCAAATCTTGGAAGCCGAGACACTCAAGT GTGTCTCCTGCAATCGTCTTGGTCACCATTCTTGTTTACGTTGCAAG ACTTGTTACTGTGATGACCATGTCAAGCGCAAGGGATTCAAGTATGAGCGAAACCAGCCTATGCCTTGCCCAAAATGTGGCTTTGAGACCCAACAGACAAAGGACCTCAGCATGTCAA CTCGCCATCATAATTATGGAAGACAGCAgatgcgtgatgatgatgatgattatggcaCCAGCAGTGGTTATGGAGGAAGTAGGCTACAGCTATTATGGTTCAG GTGGTGGAGCAGGTga